Proteins from a genomic interval of Hydrogenophaga sp. PAMC20947:
- the secD gene encoding protein translocase subunit SecD, whose amino-acid sequence MNRYPLWKYVIIVVALLIGAIYALPNLFGESPAVQVSAGRTTVRVDSSTVTQVEQALAAAKVTPTMIQFEGTSVRARFETTDDQIKARDAIEQALNPDPANPTHIVALSLLSRTPAWLQSLGASPMYLGLDLRGGVHFMLQVDLPAALQRRMDVLGADLRSALREKNVRHGGIARNGSSIEVRARDAETLEAARGVVQDQFPDLAVGDAPADGDLRLVLNLKPAAAKAVQDQALKQNITTLHNRINELGVSEPVIQQQGTDRIVVQLPGVQDTAKAKDILGRTATLEMRLSDESTEGRAAADGSGPVPFGSDSFPMRDGRAAIVKKQVLTTGENLTDAQAGFDSRDQQPSVTLVMDAAGGRIMRDVSRENINKGMAIILFEKGKGEAISVATIRGELGNRFQISGSMGINEANDLALLLRAGSLAAPMEIIEERTIGPSLGADNIAKGINSVMWGFAVIVLFMCSYYMLFGAFSSLALGLNLLLLVAVLSMLQATLTLPGIAAMALALGMAIDSNVLINERVREELRNGAAPQSAINAGYEHAWGTILDSNITTLIAGVALLTFGSGPVRGFAMVHCIGILTSMFSSVVFSRGLVNFWYGRQKKLKSVSIGTVWRAGGSATTPAVKGE is encoded by the coding sequence ATGAACCGATACCCTCTGTGGAAATACGTGATCATCGTGGTCGCCTTGTTGATCGGGGCGATTTACGCCCTGCCCAACCTGTTTGGCGAATCGCCGGCGGTTCAGGTGTCGGCGGGCCGGACCACGGTTCGGGTGGACAGCTCCACCGTGACGCAGGTCGAGCAGGCGCTGGCCGCGGCCAAGGTGACGCCAACGATGATCCAGTTTGAGGGCACCTCGGTTCGGGCCCGTTTCGAGACCACCGACGATCAGATCAAGGCGCGCGACGCGATCGAGCAAGCGCTCAATCCCGATCCGGCCAACCCCACCCACATCGTGGCGCTGAGCCTGTTGTCGCGCACGCCCGCCTGGCTGCAGTCCCTGGGCGCTTCGCCCATGTACCTGGGCCTGGATTTGCGCGGTGGCGTGCATTTCATGTTGCAAGTGGACTTGCCCGCAGCGCTGCAGCGCCGCATGGATGTGCTGGGCGCCGATCTGCGCTCGGCTCTGCGCGAGAAAAACGTGCGCCACGGCGGCATTGCCCGCAACGGCAGCAGCATCGAAGTGCGCGCCCGCGACGCCGAAACACTGGAGGCCGCGCGCGGCGTGGTGCAAGACCAGTTCCCCGATCTGGCGGTGGGCGACGCCCCAGCCGACGGCGATCTGCGCCTGGTGCTCAACCTCAAGCCGGCAGCGGCCAAGGCCGTGCAAGATCAGGCGCTCAAGCAAAACATCACCACCCTGCACAACCGGATCAACGAGCTGGGCGTGTCCGAGCCGGTGATCCAGCAGCAGGGGACCGACCGCATCGTGGTGCAGTTGCCGGGCGTGCAAGACACGGCCAAGGCCAAAGACATTCTGGGTCGCACCGCCACGCTGGAAATGCGCCTGTCCGATGAAAGCACCGAAGGCCGCGCGGCGGCCGACGGCTCGGGCCCGGTGCCGTTTGGTTCCGACAGTTTCCCCATGCGCGATGGCCGTGCAGCCATTGTGAAAAAGCAGGTGCTCACTACCGGTGAAAACCTCACCGATGCTCAGGCCGGCTTCGATTCGCGTGACCAACAACCCAGTGTGACCTTGGTGATGGACGCGGCGGGCGGGCGCATCATGCGCGACGTGAGCCGCGAGAACATCAACAAGGGCATGGCCATCATCTTGTTTGAAAAAGGCAAGGGCGAAGCCATTTCGGTGGCCACCATCCGGGGTGAGCTGGGCAACCGCTTCCAGATTTCGGGCAGCATGGGCATCAACGAAGCCAACGATCTGGCGCTGCTGCTCCGCGCCGGCTCGCTGGCCGCGCCCATGGAGATCATCGAAGAGCGCACCATCGGCCCCAGCCTGGGTGCCGACAACATCGCCAAGGGCATCAACAGCGTGATGTGGGGCTTTGCGGTGATCGTGCTCTTCATGTGCAGCTACTACATGCTGTTCGGCGCGTTTTCCAGCCTGGCGCTGGGCCTGAACCTGTTGCTGCTGGTGGCGGTGCTGTCCATGCTGCAAGCCACCCTGACCTTGCCGGGTATTGCGGCCATGGCGCTGGCGCTGGGCATGGCCATCGACTCCAACGTGCTGATCAACGAGCGCGTGCGCGAAGAACTGCGCAATGGCGCCGCGCCCCAATCGGCGATCAACGCCGGCTACGAACACGCCTGGGGCACGATCCTTGACTCCAACATCACGACGCTGATCGCCGGCGTGGCCCTGCTGACCTTTGGTTCGGGCCCGGTGCGCGGTTTTGCCATGGTGCACTGCATCGGAATTTTGACCAGCATGTTCTCCAGCGTGGTCTTCTCGCGCGGCCTGGTGAACTTCTGGTACGGCCGTCAGAAGAAGCTCAAATCGGTGTCCATTGGCACGGTCTGGCGTGCGGGCGGTAGCGCCACCACCCCGGCTGTCAAAGGCGAATAA
- the secF gene encoding protein translocase subunit SecF — MEFFRIQRDIPFMKHALVLNAISAITFFAAVIFLVLRGLNLSVEFTGGTVMEVAYEQPADLGAVRQVVESLGYAEVPVQNFGTSRDVLLRLPIQPGKSSGQQSETVLAALKVQNPAVELRRSEFVGPQVGQELVQDGLKALAMVIIGIMIYLAIRFEWKYAVSAIIANLHDVVIILGFFAFFQWEFSLAVLAAVLAVLGYSVNESVVIFDRIRESFRRHRKKTTPQIIDNAITSTISRTIITHGSTQIMVLSMLLFGGPTLHYFALALTIGILFGIYSSVFVAAAIAMWLGIKREDLIKTSSTVAVVEGEADDPNKGAVV, encoded by the coding sequence ATGGAATTCTTCCGCATTCAACGCGATATCCCGTTCATGAAGCACGCCTTGGTGCTGAACGCGATTTCTGCCATCACCTTCTTCGCCGCCGTGATCTTCCTGGTGTTGCGCGGCCTCAACCTGTCGGTGGAGTTCACCGGCGGTACCGTCATGGAAGTGGCCTACGAGCAGCCCGCCGACCTGGGCGCGGTGCGCCAGGTGGTGGAGTCGCTGGGCTATGCCGAAGTGCCGGTGCAGAACTTCGGAACATCCCGGGACGTCTTGCTGCGCCTGCCGATCCAGCCCGGCAAGAGCTCGGGCCAGCAAAGCGAGACGGTGTTGGCCGCGCTCAAGGTACAAAACCCGGCGGTGGAGCTGCGCCGCTCCGAGTTTGTGGGCCCGCAGGTGGGGCAGGAGCTGGTGCAAGACGGGCTGAAAGCGCTGGCGATGGTGATCATCGGCATCATGATCTACCTCGCCATCCGCTTTGAATGGAAGTACGCGGTCTCGGCCATCATCGCCAACTTGCACGATGTGGTGATCATCCTGGGCTTCTTTGCTTTCTTCCAGTGGGAGTTTTCGCTCGCGGTGCTGGCCGCCGTTTTGGCGGTGCTGGGCTACTCGGTCAACGAATCTGTGGTGATTTTTGATCGGATTCGTGAGAGTTTTCGCCGACACCGCAAAAAGACCACGCCCCAGATCATTGACAACGCCATTACGTCGACCATCAGCCGTACCATCATCACGCACGGTTCGACGCAGATCATGGTGCTGTCGATGTTGCTTTTTGGTGGCCCGACACTGCACTACTTTGCGTTGGCCCTGACCATTGGTATCCTGTTTGGCATCTACTCTTCGGTGTTTGTTGCGGCCGCCATCGCCATGTGGCTGGGCATCAAGCGCGAAGACCTGATCAAGACCTCCTCCACGGTGGCGGTGGTCGAGGGTGAAGCTGATGACCCCAACAAGGGTGCCGTGGTCTGA
- a CDS encoding indolepyruvate ferredoxin oxidoreductase family protein — protein sequence MNAPLPEHIRRALETVTLDDKYSLDHGRAFMSGVQALVKLPMLQRQRDALQGKNTAGFISGYRGSPLGGYDQALQKAEPFLKAQNIVFQPGVNEELAATALWGTQQLGFAPEGSNRFDGVFGIWYGKGPGVDRCSDVFKHANMAGTTPWGGVIAVAGDDHISKSSTAAHQSDHIFKACGLPVFFPSTVQDILDLGIHAIAMSRFSGVWAGLKTIQEIVESSATAEIDPNRVKIVVPEFDMPPGGVHIRWPDHALEQEARLFDYKWYAALAYIRANKLNHNVISGPNDRFGVIASGKAYNDTRQALLDLGLDDATCQRIGLRLHKVNVVWPLEAQTTREFAEGLREILVVEEKRQVIEYQIKEELYNWRGDVRPLVLGKFDEVDGDFTGGEWSMPNPSAHHLLRANADLNPAIIARAIAKRLRKLGVPDDVQARIDSQLAILTAQEQSMQTLLTVGVPGAERQPWFCSGCPHNTSTKVPEGSRAMAGIGCHFMTIWMDRATVGFTQMGGEGVPWIGQQPFSNEKHMFANLGDGTYFHSGILAIRQSIAAGVNITYKILYNDAVAMTGGQQVGEREEGHSVVQIAQSMRAEGAVKIIIVTDEPEKYDGVSGLPSGIAIQHRDTLEAVQLEFREIKGTTVIIYDQTCATEKRRRRKRGTMVEPTERVIINELVCEGCGDCGVQSNCLSVEPLETEFGRKRTINQSSCNKDFSCVKGFCPSFVTVDGGSLRKKKKGDAATEWTGGDLPEPTLPVLKAEAWGVIVAGVGGTGVITIGQLLGMAAHLEGKGIVTQDAAGLAQKGGATWSHVLIGARQDDIRTTRVGSASADLVIGCDPIVAAHKDTWQRLRAGRSHVALNANASPTAAFVTNPDWQNPAQACVDTLVSNLGGDAVGVVNAEMAASKLMGDGIYTNPMMLGYAWQRGWVPLGFVALMRAIELNGVQVANNKTAFEWGRRAAHDPKGFAALLTGGGAQVIQFKPRETVATVIERRVAFLTDYQNAAYAAEYQHFVDRVRKAEAPLGKSDLTMAVARYLFKLMAYKDEYEVARLHSDKAFHDRIASQFEGDFKLRVHLAPPLLAKKNAKGELIKQKYGPFMFTAFGWMAKFKGLRGTALDVFGYTEERRTERALIGEYRTAIEALLLDLDADNYTLALEIGRLPDQIKGFGHVKERNLAAVRSRWAELQARWAAGDVAAPAPVAANAR from the coding sequence ATGAACGCCCCTCTGCCCGAACACATTCGCCGCGCCCTGGAAACGGTGACGCTGGACGACAAATACTCGCTTGACCACGGTCGGGCTTTCATGAGCGGGGTGCAGGCGCTGGTGAAGCTGCCCATGCTGCAGCGCCAGCGCGATGCCTTGCAGGGCAAGAACACGGCGGGCTTCATCAGCGGCTACCGGGGCTCGCCGCTGGGGGGTTACGACCAGGCCTTGCAAAAGGCCGAGCCTTTTCTCAAGGCGCAAAACATCGTCTTCCAGCCGGGTGTGAACGAAGAGCTGGCGGCCACGGCTTTGTGGGGCACGCAGCAGCTGGGTTTTGCGCCCGAGGGCTCAAACAGGTTCGACGGCGTGTTTGGCATCTGGTACGGCAAGGGCCCCGGGGTTGACCGCTGCTCGGATGTGTTCAAACACGCCAACATGGCGGGCACCACGCCTTGGGGCGGTGTGATCGCGGTGGCCGGTGACGACCACATTTCCAAGAGCTCGACGGCGGCCCACCAGAGCGACCACATTTTCAAAGCCTGCGGCTTGCCGGTGTTTTTCCCGTCGACCGTGCAAGACATTCTGGATCTCGGCATTCATGCCATCGCCATGAGCCGCTTCAGCGGCGTGTGGGCGGGGCTGAAGACGATCCAGGAGATCGTCGAATCAAGCGCCACGGCCGAGATCGACCCGAACCGGGTGAAGATCGTGGTCCCCGAATTCGACATGCCGCCCGGGGGCGTGCACATCCGCTGGCCCGACCACGCACTGGAACAGGAAGCGCGCCTGTTCGACTACAAGTGGTACGCCGCGCTGGCCTACATCCGCGCCAACAAGCTCAACCACAACGTGATCTCGGGGCCGAACGACCGCTTTGGTGTGATCGCCAGCGGCAAGGCCTACAACGACACGCGCCAGGCGCTGCTCGATCTGGGCCTGGACGACGCCACCTGCCAGCGCATTGGCCTGCGCCTGCACAAGGTCAATGTGGTGTGGCCGCTCGAGGCGCAGACCACGCGGGAATTTGCCGAGGGCTTGCGCGAAATTCTGGTGGTGGAAGAAAAACGCCAGGTCATCGAATACCAGATCAAGGAAGAGCTCTACAACTGGCGCGGCGATGTGCGTCCCCTGGTGTTGGGCAAGTTCGACGAGGTCGACGGTGATTTTACCGGTGGCGAATGGAGCATGCCCAACCCCAGCGCCCACCACCTGCTGCGCGCCAACGCCGATCTGAACCCGGCCATCATTGCCCGTGCGATCGCCAAGCGCTTGCGCAAACTGGGGGTGCCCGACGATGTGCAGGCGCGCATCGATTCGCAGCTGGCGATTCTGACGGCGCAGGAGCAGTCGATGCAGACGCTGCTGACCGTGGGTGTGCCCGGCGCCGAGCGCCAGCCCTGGTTTTGTTCGGGCTGCCCGCACAACACCAGCACCAAAGTGCCCGAGGGCTCGCGCGCCATGGCCGGCATTGGCTGCCATTTCATGACGATCTGGATGGACCGCGCCACGGTGGGCTTCACGCAGATGGGCGGCGAGGGCGTGCCCTGGATCGGGCAGCAGCCGTTCAGCAACGAGAAGCACATGTTCGCCAACCTGGGCGACGGCACCTATTTCCACAGCGGCATTCTGGCGATCCGCCAGAGCATCGCTGCGGGCGTGAACATCACCTACAAGATTCTCTACAACGACGCCGTGGCCATGACGGGCGGCCAGCAGGTGGGCGAGCGAGAAGAGGGCCACAGCGTGGTGCAGATCGCGCAGAGCATGCGCGCCGAAGGGGCGGTGAAGATCATCATCGTGACCGACGAGCCCGAGAAGTACGACGGCGTGAGCGGCCTGCCCAGTGGCATCGCGATCCAGCACCGCGACACGCTGGAAGCCGTGCAGCTTGAATTCCGCGAGATCAAGGGCACCACGGTCATCATTTACGACCAGACCTGCGCCACCGAAAAGCGCCGCCGCCGCAAGCGCGGCACGATGGTTGAGCCCACCGAGCGCGTGATCATCAACGAGCTGGTGTGTGAGGGTTGTGGCGATTGCGGTGTGCAGTCCAACTGCCTGAGCGTGGAGCCGCTGGAGACCGAATTCGGCCGCAAGCGCACCATCAACCAGAGCAGCTGCAACAAGGACTTCTCTTGCGTCAAAGGCTTCTGCCCGAGCTTTGTCACCGTTGACGGCGGCAGCCTGCGCAAGAAGAAAAAGGGCGACGCCGCCACCGAATGGACCGGCGGCGATCTGCCCGAGCCGACCCTGCCTGTGCTGAAGGCCGAGGCCTGGGGCGTGATCGTGGCGGGCGTGGGTGGCACGGGGGTCATCACCATTGGCCAGCTGCTGGGCATGGCCGCCCACCTGGAAGGCAAGGGCATCGTCACGCAAGACGCGGCGGGCCTGGCCCAAAAGGGCGGCGCCACCTGGAGCCATGTGCTGATCGGCGCCAGGCAGGACGACATCCGCACCACCCGCGTGGGCTCGGCTTCGGCCGATCTGGTGATCGGCTGCGACCCGATCGTGGCGGCCCACAAAGACACCTGGCAACGCCTGCGCGCCGGGCGCAGCCATGTGGCGCTGAACGCCAATGCGTCGCCCACGGCGGCCTTTGTGACCAACCCCGACTGGCAGAACCCGGCGCAGGCCTGCGTGGACACGCTGGTGAGCAACCTGGGCGGCGACGCGGTGGGTGTGGTGAACGCCGAGATGGCGGCTTCGAAGCTGATGGGCGACGGCATTTACACCAACCCCATGATGCTGGGCTACGCCTGGCAACGCGGCTGGGTGCCGCTGGGTTTTGTGGCGCTGATGCGGGCGATCGAGCTCAACGGCGTGCAGGTGGCGAACAACAAGACGGCCTTTGAATGGGGCCGCCGCGCTGCGCACGATCCCAAGGGTTTTGCGGCTTTGCTGACCGGTGGCGGCGCGCAGGTGATCCAGTTCAAGCCCCGCGAGACGGTGGCCACGGTGATCGAGCGCCGGGTGGCGTTTCTCACCGACTACCAGAATGCGGCTTACGCGGCCGAGTACCAGCACTTTGTGGACCGCGTGCGCAAGGCCGAGGCGCCGCTGGGCAAATCGGACTTGACCATGGCGGTGGCCCGCTACCTCTTCAAGCTCATGGCCTACAAGGACGAGTACGAAGTGGCCCGCCTGCACAGCGACAAAGCCTTCCACGACCGCATTGCCAGCCAGTTTGAGGGCGACTTCAAGCTGCGCGTGCACCTGGCGCCGCCGCTGCTGGCCAAGAAAAACGCCAAGGGCGAGCTGATCAAGCAGAAGTACGGCCCGTTCATGTTCACGGCCTTTGGCTGGATGGCGAAGTTCAAGGGCCTGCGGGGCACAGCGCTGGATGTGTTTGGCTACACCGAAGAGCGCCGCACCGAGCGCGCCCTGATTGGTGAATACCGAACCGCCATCGAAGCCTTGTTGCTCGATCTGGACGCCGACAACTACACCTTGGCGCTGGAGATCGGGCGTTTGCCCGACCAGATCAAGGGCTTTGGCCATGTGAAAGAGCGCAACCTGGCTGCGGTGCGCAGCCGCTGGGCTGAATTGCAGGCGCGCTGGGCAGCGGGTGACGTGGCGGCGCCTGCGCCGGTGGCGGCCAACGCGCGGTAA
- a CDS encoding Lrp/AsnC family transcriptional regulator codes for METLDKFDRIILNELQQNGRLTNAELAQRVGLSAAPCWRRVRALEEAGFIRGYRAEIDRHKIGLDVLAFVRLDAAQNSGELLGKLEEAIRRLPEVTSCHYISGTGTFELQVVSSDLNTFSQFARDVLINLPNVKDLHTSFSLGEVKAAGALPLGHLLPKALPTASGRKT; via the coding sequence ATGGAAACACTCGACAAGTTTGACCGCATCATTCTGAACGAACTGCAACAAAACGGGCGGCTGACCAACGCCGAGCTTGCGCAGCGCGTGGGCCTGTCGGCCGCGCCCTGCTGGCGCCGGGTGCGTGCGCTGGAAGAAGCGGGCTTCATCCGCGGCTACCGCGCCGAGATCGACCGCCACAAAATCGGCCTCGATGTGCTGGCCTTTGTGCGGCTCGATGCCGCGCAAAACTCGGGTGAATTGCTGGGCAAGCTGGAAGAAGCCATCCGCCGCCTGCCCGAGGTCACCAGCTGCCACTACATCAGCGGCACCGGCACCTTCGAGCTGCAGGTGGTCAGCAGCGATCTCAACACCTTCAGCCAGTTCGCCCGCGATGTGCTGATCAACCTGCCCAACGTGAAAGACCTGCACACCAGCTTTTCGCTGGGCGAAGTGAAGGCGGCGGGGGCTTTGCCGCTGGGGCATTTGCTGCCCAAAGCACTACCCACGGCAAGTGGCCGCAAAACTTGA
- the yajC gene encoding preprotein translocase subunit YajC: MFISSAFAQAATGGDTQSTIMGLLPLVLMFVVLYFVMIRPQMKRQKEHKAMVAALAKGDEVVTAGGFLGKVSKIGETYVGVELASGVEVQMQRSAVTQVLPKGTIK; encoded by the coding sequence GTGTTCATTTCCTCTGCTTTTGCTCAAGCCGCTACCGGTGGCGATACCCAGTCCACCATCATGGGCCTGCTGCCTTTGGTGCTGATGTTCGTGGTGTTGTACTTCGTGATGATCCGTCCCCAGATGAAGCGCCAGAAAGAGCACAAAGCCATGGTGGCAGCCCTGGCCAAAGGCGACGAAGTCGTCACAGCGGGTGGTTTCCTCGGCAAGGTCTCCAAAATTGGTGAAACCTATGTGGGCGTGGAGCTGGCTTCTGGCGTGGAAGTGCAGATGCAGCGTTCGGCCGTGACCCAGGTGTTGCCAAAGGGCACGATTAAGTAA
- the wbaP gene encoding undecaprenyl-phosphate galactose phosphotransferase WbaP gives MSATAQHPRPDPLQAGSAYNPAQPAQPSQGGDPNGPREPRDTVVPLRSDHELARALAPWADWGRNQSWTKARLVATDLSVFWLCFLVGRLPMWLRQEVSLAEAMNIWWVGGGPLRLGIFAVVVVGMIGWMGSVQGHYTASRRKPWWDEARQMVTVVIIAAMADAVLMYLGKWQFSRLWTGVTWLLIFSALPLARLSIRIRLLKAGKLTQPYVLLGRPEDLEQAATALASERFLGYTPVAVVCPDPGERLTQLGPITLAPIALTPAVRQLLAQPGAYQVVAVLGFSDNHWLRELTQELMLTRDDVIIIPALNGLPMLGMEVSHFFSHEVLLLRARNSLSRRGPQFLKRVLDIVGASALLVLLAPLFAWVAWRIKREGGGPVFFTQQRVGKDGKLFKFIKFRSMVLDADAALERWKTENEALYVQYLASNFKLANDPRVTAIGRFIRRTSIDELPQLVNVLRGDMSIVGPRPLLPRELGEYGNSINAYGKARPGITGLWQISGRSASTFQHRIAMDLWYVRNWSMWTDFVILLRTVRVVVKQEGAS, from the coding sequence ATGAGCGCCACCGCCCAACACCCCAGGCCCGATCCGTTGCAGGCAGGCTCGGCCTACAACCCGGCCCAGCCAGCGCAGCCCTCCCAAGGCGGTGACCCAAACGGACCCCGTGAGCCCCGCGATACCGTGGTGCCCCTGCGCAGCGACCACGAGCTCGCCCGCGCCCTCGCCCCCTGGGCCGATTGGGGCCGCAACCAGTCCTGGACCAAGGCCAGGCTGGTCGCCACCGATCTCAGCGTCTTCTGGCTGTGTTTTCTGGTCGGGCGCCTGCCCATGTGGCTGCGCCAAGAAGTGAGCCTGGCCGAGGCCATGAACATCTGGTGGGTCGGTGGTGGTCCGCTGCGTCTGGGTATTTTTGCCGTGGTCGTGGTGGGCATGATCGGCTGGATGGGCTCGGTACAGGGCCACTACACCGCTTCGCGCCGCAAGCCCTGGTGGGACGAAGCCCGCCAGATGGTCACCGTGGTGATCATTGCGGCCATGGCCGATGCCGTGTTGATGTACCTGGGCAAGTGGCAGTTTTCCCGGCTCTGGACCGGGGTCACCTGGCTGCTCATCTTCAGCGCCCTGCCGCTGGCGCGCCTGTCCATTCGCATCCGCCTGCTGAAAGCCGGCAAGCTGACCCAGCCTTATGTGCTGCTGGGCCGCCCGGAAGACCTGGAACAAGCCGCCACCGCCCTGGCCAGCGAGCGATTCCTGGGCTACACCCCGGTGGCCGTGGTCTGCCCCGATCCCGGCGAACGCCTCACCCAGCTGGGCCCGATCACCCTGGCCCCCATCGCCTTGACCCCCGCCGTGCGCCAGCTGCTGGCCCAGCCCGGGGCTTACCAGGTGGTGGCGGTGCTGGGCTTCAGCGACAACCACTGGCTGCGCGAGCTCACCCAAGAGCTCATGCTCACCCGAGACGACGTGATCATCATCCCCGCCCTCAACGGTTTGCCGATGCTGGGCATGGAGGTCTCGCACTTCTTCAGCCATGAAGTGCTGCTGCTGCGCGCCCGCAACAGCCTGTCGCGCCGCGGCCCCCAGTTTCTGAAACGTGTGCTGGACATCGTGGGCGCCAGCGCCCTGCTGGTGTTGCTGGCCCCGCTGTTTGCCTGGGTGGCCTGGCGCATCAAGCGCGAAGGCGGCGGCCCTGTGTTTTTCACGCAGCAGCGTGTGGGCAAAGACGGCAAGCTGTTCAAGTTCATCAAGTTCCGCAGCATGGTGCTCGATGCCGACGCCGCCCTGGAGCGCTGGAAAACCGAAAACGAAGCCCTCTACGTGCAATACCTGGCCAGCAACTTCAAGCTCGCCAACGATCCCCGGGTGACCGCCATTGGCCGGTTCATCCGCCGCACCAGCATCGACGAGCTGCCCCAGCTGGTGAATGTGTTGCGCGGCGACATGAGCATCGTGGGCCCGCGCCCCCTGCTGCCCCGCGAGCTGGGCGAATACGGCAACAGCATCAACGCCTACGGCAAAGCCCGCCCCGGCATCACCGGGCTGTGGCAGATCAGCGGGCGCAGCGCCAGCACCTTCCAGCACCGCATCGCCATGGACCTCTGGTATGTGCGCAACTGGTCCATGTGGACCGACTTTGTGATCTTGCTGCGCACCGTGCGGGTGGTCGTGAAACAGGAAGGCGCCAGCTGA